In one Paramisgurnus dabryanus chromosome 21, PD_genome_1.1, whole genome shotgun sequence genomic region, the following are encoded:
- the hipk1a gene encoding homeodomain-interacting protein kinase 1 isoform X2, which yields MSSKLQAFSSPSVSSSGLSRSKKLKVENHVWNVSSQSEESTCCQPSPSQTNGSSPSTSGFNPSYSSNLVFPTSGSSREQTVVRAADSTGSIPEPSSSSSSSSLSSRRGKDEGYRKHGGLKRKIEEVDSSDSVQILEELSAPVLPNRIPGGNATAQSIVHSASTTKSSNSHSEGDYQLVQHEILCSVSNSYEVLEFLGRGTFGQVAKCWKRGTNEIVAIKILKNHPSYARQGQIEVSILSRLSTENADEFNFVRSYECFQHKNHTCLVFEMLEQNLYDFLKHSKFSPLLLKCIRPVLQQVSTALMKLKSLGLIHADLKPENIMLVDPNRQPYRVKVIDFGSASHVSKAVCSTYLQSRYYRAPEIILGLPFCEAIDMWSLGCVIAELFLGWPLYPGASEYDQIRYISQTQGLPAEYLLSAGTKTSRFFHRGPDSSYPLWRLKTPAEHEAEFGIKSKEARKYIFNCLDDMMQVNMTNLDGTDILAEKADRREFIDLLKKMLTLDADKRITPTKTLNHPFVTMAHLLHFPHSSHVKSCFQNMDICKRRCTVFDNNKNLFASHNTPSAGANLTVTFSSQLNQHNQMASAGAQSLSLSSNVPLLNYQPGLYQQATINIPGLAQQSVPIQARPTQLCAQSEPFQQTLIVCPPTIQGLQTSNKHAGYPVRMDNAVPIVPQNQSTQPLHIQPSMLTQFLHPSLCPLPNQSTSTPLTVSSLRLPVAGLTALGSRRLEQSAAMLGWPAGTQQILIPSSWQQMSGMAMHNPSHPVLSDSPLASDNTSWRGRHGGQCDGPQQGSTQGRNAGAQVPSAGAANSQTQQNEVKKSKGRRAQDRARPVSSLQSTPSGSHNCGDASQPIIISDTPSPAVSIITIHSDTDDEDDRKCPPESGSCSVNQRTNVISCVTVHDSQDSDSSSSTPLSPRHLPNFTENNNTRASRSLAVVMPSVKAQLWDGPSTEQSSNSSGKSKKGTNAQSSGDRHQRAASDRSQPLNLSQAQQSMMSSHDRGGGVSLRRQPTYPPTGPSHSYRLHETSLFGSASSLYAYPASAALASVSQAVDQLHNSAGSSSSSSRHARAAGPYSASLSLLQKNSVMGVMCQTSTPYQQQQHLSAQSYQRSAGYPLSQRKLNQFPYL from the exons ATGTCCTCGAAACTCCAAGCGTTTTCTTCCCCCTCTGTGTCCTCCAGTGGCCTCTCCCGCTCCAAGAAACTGAAGGTGGAAAACCACGTGTGGAATGTGAGCAGCCAATCAGAAGAGAGCACCTGCTGCCAGCCAAGCCCAAGTCAGACTAATGGCTCCTCCCCCTCTACGTCCGGCTTCAACCCCAGCTACTCCTCCAACCTAGTCTTTCCCACCTCCGGAAGTTCGCGGGAACAGACGGTGGTACGTGCCGCGGACAGCACGGGTAGCATTCCAGAGCCTTCATCCTCCTCTTCCTCGTCGTCTTTATCAAGTCGACGTGGAAAAGACGAGGGTTACCGAAAACATGGTGGTCTGAAGCGCAAGATCGAAGAGGTGGACAGCAGCGACAGCGTGCAGATCTTAGAGGAGCTCTCTGCTCCCGTGCTTCCCAATCGCATTCCCGGAGGCAACGCTACGGCTCAGTCGATCGTTCATTCTGCGTCCACCACCAAGAGCAGTAATTCCCACAGCGAAGGAGACTACCAGCTGGTGCAACATGAGATCCTGTGCTCTGTCTCCAATAGCTATGAAGTGCTGGAGTTCCTTGGACGTGGGACATTCGGACAGGTCGCCAAGTGTTGGAAGCGAGGAACCAATGAGATAGTGGCCATTAAGATTCTCAAGAATCATCCGTCGTACGCTCGCCAGGGTCAAATAGAG gtaagcATCCTTAGCCGCCTGAGCACGGAGAACGCTGATGAATTCAACTTTGTGCGCTCCTACGAGTGCTTCCAACACAAGAATCACACCTGTCTGGTGTTTGAGATGTTGGAACAGAACCTCTATGACTTCCTGAAGCACAGCAAGTTCAGCCCACTGCTCCTGAAGTGCATCCGGCCGGTCCTGCAGCAGGTGTCCACGGCTCTGATGAAGCTGAAGAGTTTGGGTCTCATCCATGCCGATCTGAAGCCTGAGAACATCATGCTGGTGGACCCCAACAGACAGCCATATAGAGTCAAAGTCATTGACTTCGGTTCTGCCAGTCACGTCTCAAAGGCTGTGTGCTCGACCTACCTACAGTCCAGATACTACCG AGCTCCAGAGATCATACTTGGCCTTCCGTTCTGTGAAGCCATTGACATGTGGTCACTGGGTTGTGTCATAGCGGAGCTGTTTCTGGGCTGGCCTTTATATCCGGGAGCCTCAGAGTACGATCAG ATCCGGTACATTTCCCAGACTCAAGGATTGCCAGCCGAGTATCTCCTGAGCGCAGGCACTAAAACCAGTCGATTCTTCCACAGAGGGCCGGACTCCAGCTACCCTCTCTGGAGACTGAAG ACTCCCGCTGAGCATGAGGCAGAGTTTGGGATCAAGTCCAAAGAGGCTCgcaaatatattttcaactgccTCGACGATATGATGCAG GTCAACATGACTAATTTGGATGGCACAGATATCCTGGCTGAGAAGGCAGATAGGAGGGAGTTCATTGACCTGCTGAAAAAAATGCTAACGCTAGACGCAGACAAGAGGATCACACCCACCAAGACCCTCAACCATCCGTTTGTGACGATGGCTCACCTTCTTCACTTCCCACACAGCTCACA CGTGAAATCCTGCTTTCAGAACATGGATATCTGTAAGCGCAGGTGTACTGTATTTGACAACAACAAAAACCTGTTCGCCAGCCATAACACTCCCAGCGCGGGCGCCAACCTCACCGTCACCTTCAGCAGTCAGCTTAATCAACACAATCAG ATGGCCTCCGCAGGGGCTCAGTCCTTGTCTCTGAGCAGCAACGTTCCGTTATTGAACTACCAGCCGGGTCTGTACCAGCAGGCCACTATAAATATACCAGGCTTGGCCCAGCAGAGTGTCCCAATACAAGCTCGCCCTACTCAGCTGTGTGCCCAGTCTGAGCCCTTCCAGCAAACCCTCATTGTGTGCCCTCCTACCATACAGG GACTGCAGACCTCCAATAAGCATGCTGGTTATCCAGTGAGAATGGACAATGCAGTTCCCATAGTCCCTCAGAATCAATCCACTCAACCTCTACACATTCAGCCCAGCATGTTGACTCAG TTCCTCCACCCATCCCTCTGTCCCCTCCCCAATCAGAGTACCAGCACCCCACTGACCGTGTCCTCACTGCGACTTCCAGTGGCTGGATTGACTGCGCTGGGCTCTCGGCGTCTGGAGCAGAGCGCCGCCATGCTG GGCTGGCCAGCGGGCACACAACAGATCCTCATACCCTCCTCATGGCAGCAGATGTCGGGCATGGCCATGCACAACCCCAGCCACCCTGTGCTGTCTGATTCCCCGCTGGCCTCAGATAACACCAGCTGGAG GGGTCGACATGGAGGTCAGTGTGATGGGCCGCAGCAGGGCTCTACTCAGGGTCGTAATGCAGGTGCACAGGTCCCATCTGCGGGAGCGGCCAACAGTCAAACGCAGCAGAATGAAGTGAAGAAATCAAAAGGTCGTCGGGCCCAGGACAGAGCCAG GCCCGTGTCCTCTCTGCAGTCGACACCTTCGGGGTCACACAACTGCGGTGATGCGTCCCAGCCAATCATCATCTCTGACACGCCCAGCCCTGCTGTCAGCATCATCACCATTCACAGTGACACAGATGACGAGGATGACAGGAAGTGTCCACCTGAAAG TGGCAGCTGCAGCGTGAATCAGCGAACCAACGTCATCAGCTGTGTGACGGTCCATGACTCGCAGGATTCCGACTCATCCAGCAGCACTCCTCTCAGCCCCAGACACCTCCCAAACTTTACCGAGAACAACAACACGCGCGCCTCCAGATCTCTGGCTGTGGTCATGCCGTCAGTGAAAGCACAGCTTTGGGATGGACCTTCAACGG AACAAAGCAGTAATAGTTCTGGAAAATCAAAGAAAGGTACAAATGCACAATCCAGTGGTGACCGGCATCAGAGGGCTGCGTCCGACAGATCTCAACCTCTAAACCTGAGCCAA GCACAGCAGTCAATGATGTCATCTCATGACCGCGGAGGGGGCGTATCCTTAAGACGCCAGCCCACCTACCCTCCGACAGGCCCCTCCCACTCCTACAGGCTACATGAAACGTCGCTTTTTGGCTCCGCCTCCAGTCTCTACGCATACCCGGCTTCAGCTGCCCTGGCCTCTGTGTCGCAAGCAGTGGACCAGCTGCATAATTCAGCCggttcctcctcttcctccagTCGGCACGCACGCGCCGCCGGGCCGTACTCCGCCTCTTTGAGTCTTTTGCAGAAGAACAGCGTCATGGGCGTCATGTGTCAAACCTCGACACCGtaccagcagcagcagcatctGTCTGCGCAGTCTTACCAGCGTTCTGCAGGCTACCCCCTCAGTCAGAGGAAACTCAACCAGTTCCCTTACCTGTGA